In the genome of Petroclostridium xylanilyticum, the window ATCAAATACAGGGATTATCAGCGTAAAATCCGCAACTCTCAAATAGAAAGAGCTCAAAAGGCAATAGAAAACAACCCGACAAAAATCAAGAAATGCAATGCTAACGATTACAAAAGGTTTATTACCAAAACAAGCTGTACTGCTGATGGAGAAGTTGCAGAAAACGAGATATACAGCATTGATTCTGCTCTAATCCAGAAGGAAGAAGCCTTTGATGGTTTTTATGGGGTTTGCACAAACCTTGAGGATGATGTATCTGAAATAATCAAGGTGAATCACAGAAGATGGGAAATCGAAGAATGTTTTAGAATCATGAAAAGCGAGTTCAAAGCAAGACCTGTTTATTTAAGCAACGATGACAGGATAGAAGCACATTTTATCACTTGCTTTATATCGCTAATTATATATAGGTTGCTTGAAAAGAGACTCCATGAGAAATTCACCTGCCATGAGATTATTGGTGAATTAAGAGACATGAATTTCAAGGAGATTAAGGGTGAAGGCTATGAACCCATATATACAAGAACTGATTTTACCGATGCTTTACATGAAGCTTTTGGCTTTCGCACGGACTATCAGATTGTTACAACAAGCATGATGAAAAAAATTTTACGAGAAACGAAAAAACAATAAACATTACTCACTTTCCAGAACAATAATAAATCCTGTAAAGCCTTAAATATCAAAGCTTTCCAGGATTTTTGTTTTGTTCAAGTGTCAAATATGGGATTATATACTTGTATGATTACAAAATCAATGCTTTGATTCTACTTTTTCTATATTTTTCAAAACAATATTTCTGTAGATGGTTGCAATCCTTTTTCCGAAAAGCTAAT includes:
- a CDS encoding IS1634 family transposase produces the protein IKYRDYQRKIRNSQIERAQKAIENNPTKIKKCNANDYKRFITKTSCTADGEVAENEIYSIDSALIQKEEAFDGFYGVCTNLEDDVSEIIKVNHRRWEIEECFRIMKSEFKARPVYLSNDDRIEAHFITCFISLIIYRLLEKRLHEKFTCHEIIGELRDMNFKEIKGEGYEPIYTRTDFTDALHEAFGFRTDYQIVTTSMMKKILRETKKQ